The Euphorbia lathyris chromosome 4, ddEupLath1.1, whole genome shotgun sequence genomic interval ATCACAATGTTGTCTTTGATAGATCATTGAATTGGGTGCTTACTGGTCTATGCATGCACTTCATAAATTTTTTTGGGTAATTTTTGATGTTCAGGAATTCATGGATGCTAAGCTTGCATGTCAATGGGCTCTACATGAAAAAAAGGGGGAAAAAATTAGATGCCAGTTCTCATTAATTAAAATTCGAGAACTAGAATAATAAATACATTTTGGAGAAATGAGATTGTCACTTTATGAAATTAAGAATATACGCGGCCATCATAATCGTTGAAATTGATTCTTCGAAAGAAAAAATCATCTCTTGGTGTAGGATAGTTTAATGGAATCATTAAGGCCATTGTTTGATTACAGTTGTCTGCAAAATCCTCATCAGCCTAGTATTTGATCATTTTCATGACTGTAAAACTAGGAATCTAAATGCCTGTTGGAGCATAGTCATTTTAGGGTGTAGGCGTCAATGTGTCATTTCCTATTGTGAATTGCATAAAACATGAGCtgttggcaaagaaaatgtaGTGTGTGATTGTAATGGCTACAACAGCAGAATGTAATTGGGTATAACAACAGTGATGAACCATTACTCCTTTGATCCTCAAATATCTACATTTTCTTTAAAAATAGATGACAAATGCTTATTTGGTACGAACTATTCTAGGCATCTTATCTAATCATTTTTGTTTCAGATGGAAATCAGGGAGCAGCGGCTGAGGTTTGCTGATACCAGCCCCTCAAGTTCTTATTCTCACAAGGAGGTGTGTTTGTTACACATGTTTATTCTTGATattatatagttattttgatGCTCTTGATAAAATCTTGATATCTTAGTAAAAGCCCATTGAAGGGCTTTGCAGATCTATGGGTTTTCTTTATCAAAATAGCCATTTTACGTCATTCTCATTGAATTATTCTAATGGCAGGATATTGTAAGAATTTACAAAAGAAGAGGTGGAAATGATAATAAAGGGCTATCCCATAGTGAGTGGTTACATACTGTTCAATTTGAGCCTGATGTAATCTCAATGTCCTTCATCCCAATTACATCTCTATTGAATGGAGTCCCAGGGAGTGGATTCTTGAGCCATGCCATAAATCTTTACCTAAGATGTGAGTAAAAACTGTTTTTCAGTTAGTTAATTTGGATGGATCAATGTTATTCCTGATTATGACCCAATTGATCTCCGAACTGAAttgcatgttttttttttacataatgCATTCAGTCACAGACGCTGTTGAATTTTCTCAAGGCCTGCTTATCATTGTTGTCCGATGCATATAGAGATCCCTAAACATGTTTCCGATCTGTTAAATCCTTTACGTATTATGCTGTAAGATATTCTTAGGCTACTTTATCAATTTGTTTATTCTCACCAGATAAGCCGCCAATCGAAGAGCTGCACCAGTTTTTGGAATTTCAGCTACCAAGGCAATGGGCACCGGTTTTCAGTGATCTTCCCCTTGGCCCACAAAGGAAGCAACAAAGTACCTCATCGTTACAGTTTAGTCTCTTGGGACCTAAGCTGTTTGTTAACACCACTCCAGTAAGGCCACTTCTCTTATCAGAGTTTGATTGCGAAAGTTTTATGTGGTTTTTAAATATTACATTACCTTAATAGTAAAAATTTGAACTTTAACATGGGCTATGGCTCATAGATGACTAGAATTTCTATGTGCGTGCACTCACCTAATAATGCATTTGTAGGGTTCAGATATGCCACGCCATGTTGATTTCTTTATTGCTGTAATATGAAACAGTATAAAATACATTTAACTGAATTCAGTAATCTGAATAAGATATTGCTGTATGTATATATCAGTGGAAAATAGCTCATGTGCCCTGCAGCATAaaatgaaaaaggaaagaaaggaaaaaagaagttagggcaaattataaaataatagtaATGACGATCAATCTCCATTATGGTAGACGCAATTTTCTTTAAAACATGTCTATCGACTATTTTCTTATGAACTTCCAGGTTTACTGAACTTTTTAACTGATTTTTTGCTTTAATAAATGATCAATGATCATTGTTGTATTACTCAAAGTTTGTGATGAAAAATTGGGAAGGTTGAAAATTGGATCTGTTGACTATTTTCTTTATGAACGTTAAAGTTTCTTGCTTAtgtttaactttttttatttagtttttgctGACATGGTGATCATTGTTTTTATTAACTTCAACAAAGTTTGTGAAGAAAAATCCAGAGGAATAAAAATTGGTGGAAAAATGAGGGAACGTTTGGAAGTAAAATtgaattttccctttttttttttataaataaaagcattgaaaattttaaaatgttCTCTTATTATTTTTTGCAAATAGAATAATATTATGGCTTAATTTGTAGTTTTCATCATTTCAAATTCACTTTCCACCAAAATTGTGAAGGAAAATGGTGGGTCCGAGGAACAATTTTCATCTCCCATTTCTCTTTCTCGCCTTTTACTTCCTTTTGTGGAAAGCTTTATCTGATTTTCCTTAGATCATCTTCATTTCCGTTTTGCACTCTTCACGAAGTGTTAGTCCCTTGATATAAAAAGATGCATATCTAGATGGACATGTTTTGCTTTCATATGTGGTGATATATCGTCTCTAAATGATTTTCCTTTCCCCCCCTTTTACTTCCTTTTGCGGAAAGCTTTATCTGACTTTCCTCATATCATCTTCATTTCCATTTTGCACTCTTTGCAAAGCGTTAGTGctttgatataaaaaaaagcATATCTAGATGGACATATTATGCTTTCATATGTGGTGATACATCGTCTCTGAATGATTACAGCTATACGTGCTATTGTTGCTGTCATTATCAGACTATCTGAATTCCTTGTTTCCATTCCATGCATCATTTGGATAAGCACTCAAACCATATTATTGTGTTCGGATCTTTGGAGGAGAAATCTAACTTGAAGCTCCCAAACTTTTGAAATGAGGGTGTTTTACATGAGTCGATTGACACCCTTTGTTGTTATAGCATATTGAACTTGGTACTTGGCCTATTTCCGTCTTCTTCATAAACAAAAAGTATAATATATGAAAATCCGCATTCAGTAGTTCAAAGTTGGAATTCATAAAATTTTCCAATCAATCTCGTTAGCTAGCTTGCACTGCTTATTTAAGAAAAAGGGATCTTAACTATAACGGTGGAATTGTTACTCAAGCAGAATAAAATTTAGAGTGAAGCAACATATGGTCTCACAGAGTTTTTTGCCAGTTACTCATGTTAGTAAAGTTCCTTAATAGTATTATTCGTGTTAAAGTTATTATCAATGAAGGCCAGCAGCTATTCTGGTTGCAGGAACCAGCTTATTAGAATTTAGCTCTGCAGCTTCTTATCTtgttttttgacttttttttttttggctaaaaCCTGATTACATGAATTACCTGTACAGGTTGATGTTGGTAAGAGGCCAGTTACAGGCCTTCGGCTTTACCTAGAAGGTAAAAGAAGTAATCGCTTAGCCATACACTTGCAGCACCTTTCTTCTCTTCCGAAAGTCTTCCAACTTGCAGATGATCCAAGCGGTAATTTCCACCAGGAGTCCTATGATCGTAGATTCTATGAGAAAGTTCAGTGGAAGAATTTCTCTCATGTCTGTACAGCTCCTGTGGAGTCCAACGAGGATCTGTCAATAATAACGGGAGCACAGTTGGTAGTTGAGAATTCTGGGTTTAAAAACATTCTCTTCTTACGATTGAGATTCTCAACTGTGTTGGGAGCAGTAGCTGTGAAGCATCCAGAGTGGGATGGATCACCCGGGTTGGCTCATAAATCTGGCCTTATATCAACATTAATCAGTCATCACTTCACAGCAGTTCAGAAGCCACCTCCCAGACCAGCGGATGTGAACATAAATTCAGCCGTGTACCCTGGGGGTCCTCCGGTGCCTGTTCAAGTCCCTAAGCTTCTTAAGTTTGTTGACACAACAGAAATGACAAGAGGGCCTCAGGAAACTCCTGGCTATTGGGTTGTTTCTGGGGCCAGGTTAGTTGTTGAGAAAGGCAGGATTTCCCTCCGGGTTAAGTATTCCTTGTTGACTCTAGTAGTACCTGATGAAGAAGATTTGGAGCCGTAAAACTAGTAGATATTTTTATTGCTGAGTGAAAAATGGGAATCACAAGAAAAGTAGCAAAAAGAACCAAGAAATAGAGAAAGATATGACGGCATAAGTTATAGATTATTGTGAATGCAGAAAGAGGTTCCTTTAGATTTGGCAACTGGTAGAGGTTGGCAAATTGTTGTAATACTGTGCTCACTTTGATATTTTCTTCTTGCaatgtaatttaaattttgCTTCTAATGTAGATTCCTGGAGTTGGTGTCTTCAATCAGAAAAAAAGAGTTTTACATCCTGATTCTTCTATCAGGGGGACGAGCATAGCGTATGCTGCCACAGCAGTATGGCTCTCTTGGAATATAAATGTTTAATTGTAACAATTCAATAGGAAATGTTGCTCTGCTAGAAAGGCAAGAAACTCAACTTAACGTGTAAATGGTGTAGCCATGttgattgatttttttattattatcttttttttttccccaTAATATTTTGCTGATATCTCAAATATGAAACCAAATACTAGGGGAGCGAAGACTGCAAATGTTGCTCCAAGATTGTGAGAGAGAAGCAATATAAATCGAATTAATTGCACTATTTTGGAACTGTACCTTTCAAATATTGGACTTGTCCTTTAATAAAGCATTCAAATACGACAAAATAGACTGCCAAAATTTGAGTGTTCATTCATAACCATTTTTCTATTGTAAATATTAGGTTTAATACGCCAGGAAACCTGGCTCAAAAACTGATATAGGTTTTTAAACTTCGGAAATATCTGGGTAGTTGAAATTGAGGAATTGGCTTAGAGTGCTTAATTTGGGGAAATTATTAAAAgcacatgtttttttttcatgttaAATGGATGATCTTATATACATATTTTGCTATGTGTAATATGGATgcacacatattataagaggctctaccattttatttattaagcAAGGTCATAATAATGTGAATTGAAGATCCTTcaagtgacatggaagaccaTGTGTTTAATATAAGAATTCCAGATACTTAGAAGCCCCTACTTCAAATAGAAATTCTGTTGAAGATGAAGCCATCAGAGAGCAACTAATAGAAAAAACAACTACTAAACTAGATTGGTAGTTGAGTGCTCCTTGTTGTTCGATCTTGCCTGGGTATGAGCTTCTCTTTCCCCAACAACTCCAAAAAGAATCTGATAGGTGAATCGGGCCAGCAAAACTAGACTTTTTTAGGGTTATTCCTCGAAAACTTCTAGGTATTCTCTAGTGTTTAAGACACTTTT includes:
- the LOC136226188 gene encoding MACPF domain-containing protein At4g24290 isoform X2 translates to MLDLVLLHYECLWKKSLCEIKVSSTSDMSEQFNQEMSLTGKIPSGLFNTMFEFTGCWQKDAANTKTLAFDGVFITLYTVALEKSQMVLRDLVKKAVPSSWEPAALAKFIDTFGTHIIAGVKMGGKDVIYMKQQHSSVLQPADIQKRLKDVADKRFLDTNGQYSVASEQVYQNNKMEIREQRLRFADTSPSSSYSHKEDIVRIYKRRGGNDNKGLSHSEWLHTVQFEPDVISMSFIPITSLLNGVPGSGFLSHAINLYLRYKPPIEELHQFLEFQLPRQWAPVFSDLPLGPQRKQQSTSSLQFSLLGPKLFVNTTPVDVGKRPVTGLRLYLEGKRSNRLAIHLQHLSSLPKVFQLADDPSGNFHQESYDRRFYEKVQWKNFSHVCTAPVESNEDLSIITGAQLVVENSGFKNILFLRLRFSTVLGAVAVKHPEWDGSPGLAHKSGLISTLISHHFTAVQKPPPRPADVNINSAVYPGGPPVPVQVPKLLKFVDTTEMTRGPQETPGYWVVSGARLVVEKGRISLRVKYSLLTLVVPDEEDLEP
- the LOC136226188 gene encoding MACPF domain-containing protein At4g24290 isoform X1, translating into MALRCPAPDAAEIAIASIGCGYDITADLRLKYCKGNAKDSQLIEIDEGGGREIVLPGGISIQNVPKSIKCDKGERTRFKSDILSFQQMSEQFNQEMSLTGKIPSGLFNTMFEFTGCWQKDAANTKTLAFDGVFITLYTVALEKSQMVLRDLVKKAVPSSWEPAALAKFIDTFGTHIIAGVKMGGKDVIYMKQQHSSVLQPADIQKRLKDVADKRFLDTNGQYSVASEQVYQNNKMEIREQRLRFADTSPSSSYSHKEDIVRIYKRRGGNDNKGLSHSEWLHTVQFEPDVISMSFIPITSLLNGVPGSGFLSHAINLYLRYKPPIEELHQFLEFQLPRQWAPVFSDLPLGPQRKQQSTSSLQFSLLGPKLFVNTTPVDVGKRPVTGLRLYLEGKRSNRLAIHLQHLSSLPKVFQLADDPSGNFHQESYDRRFYEKVQWKNFSHVCTAPVESNEDLSIITGAQLVVENSGFKNILFLRLRFSTVLGAVAVKHPEWDGSPGLAHKSGLISTLISHHFTAVQKPPPRPADVNINSAVYPGGPPVPVQVPKLLKFVDTTEMTRGPQETPGYWVVSGARLVVEKGRISLRVKYSLLTLVVPDEEDLEP